The following coding sequences lie in one Streptomyces albofaciens JCM 4342 genomic window:
- the groES gene encoding co-chaperone GroES yields MTTASSKVAIKPLEDRIVVQPLDAEQTTASGLVIPDTAKEKPQEGVVLAVGPGRFEDGNRLPLDVNVGDVVLYSKYGGTEVKYNGEEYLVLSARDVLAIVEK; encoded by the coding sequence GTGACGACCGCCAGCTCCAAGGTTGCCATCAAGCCGCTTGAGGACCGCATCGTGGTCCAGCCGCTCGACGCCGAGCAGACCACGGCTTCGGGCCTGGTCATTCCGGACACTGCCAAGGAGAAGCCCCAGGAGGGCGTCGTCCTGGCCGTTGGCCCGGGCCGCTTCGAGGACGGCAACCGTCTTCCGCTCGACGTGAACGTCGGCGACGTCGTGCTCTACAGCAAGTACGGCGGCACCGAGGTGAAGTACAACGGCGAGGAGTACCTCGTTCTCTCGGCGCGCGACGTGCTCGCGATCGTCGAGAAGTAA
- a CDS encoding ABC transporter substrate-binding protein: MSTSWSRRRTTAALAGGLTALTLLTACGGGAAGSEGPVTLTYWGWTKGTKQAVDAFNAAHRDITVRFEEIPSGTAGGYAKISNAVKAGNAPDLVSVEYPTLPEFVSQGAIKDITPYVTPELKKKLLPQAVRLTTLGGRNWAVPFDAAPQIYYYRKDFFTRHKIEVPRTWAGFRAAAAAARKADPKARIGTFFPDDPTTFEAMVWQAGARWFATQGDSWKLATNDPATRKVTAYWQGLLKDGLVHTHVSFSPGWTQSLRSGGTVGYLGASWGAGVLKGTLPDQSGAWAAAPVPTWDGKPASGMLGGSTTAVTKGSRHTEAAVRFAAWMSTAPEAVRARVASGESSAYPAATALRPVAKRAFDTTYYSGQDVYALFDAAAASVNDNWGWGPATSTTNTTLKDEFGKAAGGAGSLTDAVRAGSDATVRELRKRGLKVMGR, encoded by the coding sequence ATGAGCACCAGTTGGAGCAGAAGACGCACCACTGCCGCGCTTGCCGGCGGCCTCACCGCACTGACCCTGCTGACCGCCTGCGGTGGCGGCGCCGCCGGGAGCGAAGGCCCCGTGACGCTCACGTACTGGGGCTGGACCAAGGGCACCAAGCAGGCCGTGGACGCGTTCAACGCCGCGCACCGCGACATCACCGTGCGGTTCGAGGAGATCCCCTCGGGCACCGCGGGCGGCTACGCCAAGATCTCGAACGCGGTCAAGGCGGGCAACGCGCCCGACCTGGTCAGTGTGGAGTACCCGACGCTTCCGGAGTTCGTCAGCCAGGGCGCCATCAAGGACATCACCCCGTACGTGACGCCCGAGCTGAAGAAGAAGCTGCTGCCGCAGGCCGTCCGGCTCACCACCCTCGGCGGCCGGAACTGGGCCGTGCCCTTCGACGCCGCGCCGCAGATCTACTACTACCGCAAGGACTTCTTCACCCGGCACAAGATCGAAGTGCCGCGCACCTGGGCCGGCTTCCGCGCCGCCGCGGCCGCGGCCAGGAAGGCCGACCCGAAGGCCCGTATCGGGACGTTCTTTCCCGACGACCCGACCACCTTCGAGGCGATGGTTTGGCAGGCGGGCGCCCGCTGGTTCGCCACCCAGGGCGACTCCTGGAAGCTGGCCACCAACGACCCGGCGACCCGGAAGGTCACCGCCTACTGGCAAGGCCTCCTCAAGGACGGCCTCGTCCACACCCATGTCTCCTTCAGCCCCGGGTGGACCCAGTCGCTCCGCAGCGGCGGCACCGTCGGCTACCTCGGCGCCTCCTGGGGCGCGGGCGTGCTGAAGGGCACGCTGCCGGACCAGAGCGGCGCGTGGGCGGCGGCGCCCGTGCCGACCTGGGACGGCAAGCCCGCCAGCGGCATGCTCGGCGGCTCGACGACGGCCGTGACCAAGGGCAGCCGGCACACCGAGGCCGCCGTACGGTTCGCGGCCTGGATGTCCACCGCCCCCGAGGCGGTCCGGGCCCGGGTCGCCTCCGGCGAGTCCAGCGCCTACCCGGCCGCCACGGCCCTGCGCCCGGTCGCCAAGCGGGCCTTCGACACCACCTACTACAGCGGCCAGGACGTCTACGCCCTCTTCGACGCGGCCGCCGCCTCGGTCAACGACAACTGGGGCTGGGGACCGGCCACCAGCACCACGAACACCACGCTCAAGGACGAGTTCGGCAAGGCGGCGGGCGGCGCGGGCTCGCTGACCGACGCGGTACGCGCCGGCAGCGACGCGACGGTGCGCGAGCTGCGGAAGCGCGGCCTGAAGGTCATGGGCCGGTGA
- a CDS encoding DUF2264 domain-containing protein gives MTVPSLPHPTGRKAVSLPPEDRERSPYTGWTRAHWETTADTLLEAVAPYASPRNGLINLPGVRPSWSGPRSDGLEGYARTFLAAAFRVAGSRGEDPHGLLARYAEGLAAGTEHPVDEQGLGDAHPDAWPLIPGTRQAIVESASIALGLRLTRPWLWDTLDEGVRARAVDWLLPALDPPPIDNNWWLFGLTVGGFLLDAGIETERAQASVDRALERVEGWYRGEGWYSDGPNRSFDHYNGWALHFYPVLHAHLSGDRALLDTYGERLHAHLDGYRRMFDANGAPMPFGRSLTYRFATLAAPWLGALTGHTPLSPGATRRLTSGALRHFLDRGAVTAEGLLPLGWYGPYAPMLQGYSGPASPYWASKGLAGLLLPAGHPVWAETEEPLPAETADAVTTLRAPGLLVQSTVADGLVRLHNHGSASVFGPADPNYARFAYSTRTGPSAAEDAPAVMDTSANPGSDTTLNPTPDNHFALLVDGVPTGRGTVRALGGGPGWAASAHVPCTADGSDVPGVRVRSATLAHGRAEVRAHLVTGAAPGTPVRQTGWAVTDDGPTAQLHPVHGFDADARTVRTGSTPFGEHTRTACLDGTVPDAPDGALFVSLASLTAEAAPGPVHKLAEVRVSDGHTLHVTWEDGSVSTLSLDQLDQLDSLDSPESSGG, from the coding sequence ATGACCGTGCCGTCCTTACCGCACCCCACCGGCCGGAAGGCCGTGTCCCTGCCGCCCGAGGACCGCGAGCGCAGCCCGTACACCGGCTGGACCCGCGCCCACTGGGAAACCACGGCGGACACCCTTCTGGAGGCGGTGGCCCCTTACGCCTCGCCCCGCAACGGGCTCATCAACCTCCCCGGCGTGCGCCCGAGTTGGTCCGGTCCGCGCTCCGACGGCCTCGAAGGCTACGCCCGCACGTTCCTGGCGGCGGCCTTCCGGGTGGCCGGCAGCCGCGGCGAGGACCCGCACGGCCTGCTGGCCCGGTACGCCGAAGGCCTCGCCGCGGGCACCGAGCACCCGGTCGACGAGCAGGGCCTCGGCGACGCGCACCCCGACGCCTGGCCGCTGATCCCGGGCACCCGCCAGGCCATCGTCGAATCCGCCTCCATCGCCCTGGGCCTGCGCCTGACCCGCCCCTGGCTGTGGGACACCCTGGACGAGGGCGTGCGCGCCCGCGCCGTCGACTGGCTGCTGCCCGCCCTCGACCCGCCGCCCATCGACAACAACTGGTGGCTCTTCGGCCTGACCGTCGGCGGCTTCCTCCTGGACGCGGGCATCGAGACGGAGCGCGCGCAGGCGTCCGTGGACCGCGCGCTGGAGCGCGTCGAAGGGTGGTACCGCGGCGAGGGGTGGTACAGCGACGGCCCGAACCGGTCCTTCGACCACTACAACGGCTGGGCGCTGCACTTCTATCCCGTCCTGCACGCCCATCTCTCCGGCGACCGCGCCCTGCTCGACACGTACGGCGAGCGGCTGCACGCCCACCTCGACGGCTACCGCCGCATGTTCGACGCCAACGGCGCCCCGATGCCGTTCGGCCGCTCGCTCACCTACCGCTTCGCCACCCTCGCCGCCCCCTGGCTCGGCGCGCTCACCGGCCACACCCCGCTCAGCCCCGGCGCCACCCGCCGGCTGACCTCCGGCGCCCTGCGGCACTTCCTCGACCGGGGCGCCGTGACCGCCGAGGGGCTGCTGCCGCTCGGCTGGTACGGCCCGTACGCGCCGATGCTCCAGGGCTACTCGGGGCCCGCCTCCCCGTACTGGGCGTCCAAGGGCCTGGCCGGGCTGCTGCTGCCGGCCGGCCACCCGGTCTGGGCGGAGACCGAGGAGCCGCTGCCCGCCGAGACCGCGGACGCCGTCACCACGCTGCGCGCGCCGGGCCTGCTCGTGCAGTCCACCGTGGCGGACGGGCTGGTCAGGCTGCACAACCACGGCAGCGCTTCGGTCTTCGGACCGGCCGACCCGAATTACGCGCGGTTCGCCTACTCGACGCGTACGGGTCCGTCGGCCGCCGAGGACGCCCCGGCCGTCATGGACACCTCCGCCAACCCCGGCTCGGACACCACCCTCAACCCGACCCCGGACAACCACTTCGCCCTGCTCGTGGACGGCGTGCCCACCGGCCGCGGCACCGTGCGGGCGCTCGGCGGCGGTCCCGGCTGGGCGGCCTCCGCACACGTCCCGTGCACCGCGGACGGTTCCGACGTCCCCGGTGTACGGGTCCGGTCCGCGACCCTGGCGCACGGCCGCGCCGAGGTACGCGCCCACCTGGTCACCGGGGCCGCGCCCGGCACCCCCGTACGCCAGACCGGCTGGGCCGTCACGGACGACGGGCCGACCGCCCAGCTCCACCCCGTACACGGCTTCGACGCGGACGCGCGGACCGTACGGACGGGCAGTACGCCCTTCGGGGAGCACACCCGCACCGCCTGCCTCGACGGCACGGTGCCCGACGCTCCCGACGGCGCCCTCTTCGTCTCGCTCGCCTCGCTCACCGCCGAGGCGGCGCCGGGACCCGTGCACAAACTGGCCGAGGTACGTGTCAGCGACGGCCACACCCTTCATGTGACCTGGGAGGACGGTTCCGTCAGCACCCTGTCGCTCGACCAGCTCGACCAGCTCGACTCGCTCGACTCCCCCGAGTCGTCCGGAGGCTGA
- a CDS encoding hydroxyacid dehydrogenase, whose amino-acid sequence MHHTTDNRSDQQLSRPTLLLAMEPGLAGRLFADHHRARLAALTRTDPGLVAHDLATPSPAVADALADAEVLLISWGATRLTAAVLDRAPRLRAVVHAGGSVKPYMGQACWDRGIAVASAAEANARPVAEYTLAAILFANKRVLHTAHRYRALRAPHNWHPDLDGAGNHGRTVGVIGASRIGRRVIELLHPFDLAVLLHDPYVDASEAARLGVTLAPLDDLCAASDVVTVHAPELPATHHLIGARQLALMPDGATLINTARGALVDEAALLPELVTGRLNAVLDVTDPPVPAATSPLYDLPNVLLTPHIAGSLGGELHRMADQALDEVERYARGVPFADPVRPEELDRLA is encoded by the coding sequence ATGCACCACACCACTGACAATCGCTCTGACCAGCAGCTTTCCCGCCCCACCCTGCTGCTCGCGATGGAACCGGGGCTCGCCGGGCGGCTGTTCGCGGACCACCACCGCGCCCGTCTCGCGGCCCTCACCCGCACCGACCCCGGCCTGGTCGCCCACGACCTGGCCACGCCGTCCCCGGCGGTGGCCGACGCGCTGGCCGACGCCGAGGTCCTCCTGATCTCGTGGGGCGCCACCCGGCTGACCGCCGCCGTCCTCGACCGGGCCCCGCGCCTGCGCGCCGTCGTCCACGCCGGCGGATCGGTCAAACCGTATATGGGGCAAGCCTGTTGGGACCGCGGCATCGCCGTCGCCTCGGCAGCGGAGGCCAACGCCCGGCCCGTCGCCGAATACACCCTCGCCGCGATCCTCTTCGCCAACAAGCGCGTCCTGCACACCGCGCACCGCTACCGTGCGCTGCGCGCGCCCCACAACTGGCACCCCGACCTGGACGGCGCCGGCAACCACGGCCGCACGGTGGGCGTCATCGGCGCCTCCCGCATCGGCCGCCGCGTCATCGAGCTCCTGCACCCCTTCGACCTGGCGGTCCTCCTCCACGACCCGTACGTGGACGCGTCCGAGGCCGCCCGCCTCGGCGTCACCCTCGCCCCGCTCGACGACCTCTGCGCCGCCTCCGACGTGGTCACCGTCCACGCGCCCGAACTGCCCGCCACCCACCACCTGATCGGCGCACGGCAGTTGGCCCTCATGCCGGACGGCGCCACCCTGATCAACACCGCCCGCGGTGCGCTGGTGGACGAGGCGGCGCTGCTGCCCGAACTCGTCACCGGCCGCCTCAACGCCGTCCTGGACGTGACCGACCCACCCGTCCCGGCCGCCACCTCACCCCTGTACGACCTGCCCAACGTCCTGCTCACCCCGCACATCGCCGGCTCCCTCGGCGGCGAGCTGCACCGCATGGCGGACCAGGCGCTGGACGAGGTCGAGCGTTATGCGCGCGGGGTGCCGTTCGCCGATCCGGTACGGCCGGAGGAGCTTGATCGGTTGGCCTGA
- a CDS encoding carbohydrate ABC transporter permease, which yields MVLPPRTAVTGPAAPAPVRPSRSPAVRAAARRPRGRWLSPAAVNAALALAVLYTLFPLVWLVTAATKDAGGLLAGDALSFEGFDLAGNLTRLATEGDGIYFRWYANSLVYAGAGAALCALICVAAGYTFDKYRFPGKEALFGTVLLGVLVPTTALALPLYLLASRTGVVNTYWSVLVPVLVNPFGVYLARVFSAGYIPDEALEAARIDGAGELRVFWSIGLRMVAPGLVTVFLFQFTAIWNNFFLPLVMLSDQRLFPVSLGLYAWHGNAHGEPSFYPLVVTGSLLAVLPLIIAFVTLQRHWKAGLAAGSVQ from the coding sequence ATGGTGCTCCCGCCCCGCACCGCGGTCACCGGCCCGGCGGCGCCCGCGCCCGTACGCCCGTCCCGCAGCCCTGCCGTACGCGCCGCCGCCCGCCGCCCCCGCGGCCGCTGGCTCTCCCCCGCCGCCGTCAACGCGGCCCTCGCCCTCGCCGTCCTCTACACGCTCTTCCCCCTCGTCTGGCTGGTCACCGCCGCCACCAAGGACGCGGGCGGCCTGCTGGCCGGTGACGCCCTGTCCTTCGAGGGCTTCGACCTGGCCGGCAACCTCACCCGCCTCGCCACGGAGGGCGACGGCATCTACTTCCGGTGGTACGCCAACAGCCTTGTGTACGCGGGCGCCGGGGCCGCGCTGTGCGCACTGATCTGCGTGGCCGCCGGCTACACCTTCGACAAGTACCGATTCCCCGGAAAGGAGGCGCTGTTCGGCACCGTCCTGCTCGGCGTGCTCGTCCCCACGACGGCGCTGGCCCTCCCCCTCTACCTGCTGGCCAGCAGGACCGGCGTGGTCAACACCTACTGGTCGGTGCTGGTGCCCGTGCTCGTCAACCCGTTCGGCGTCTATCTGGCGCGGGTCTTCAGCGCCGGTTACATCCCCGACGAGGCGCTGGAGGCGGCCCGTATCGACGGCGCGGGCGAGCTGCGCGTCTTCTGGTCCATCGGCCTGCGTATGGTCGCGCCCGGCCTGGTGACCGTCTTCCTCTTCCAGTTCACCGCGATCTGGAACAACTTCTTCCTCCCCCTCGTGATGCTCTCCGACCAGCGGCTCTTCCCCGTGAGCCTCGGCCTGTACGCCTGGCACGGCAACGCCCACGGCGAGCCGTCCTTCTACCCCCTCGTCGTCACCGGCTCCCTCCTCGCCGTCCTCCCCCTGATCATCGCCTTCGTGACCCTCCAACGGCACTGGAAGGCCGGACTCGCCGCCGGAAGCGTCCAGTGA
- the groL gene encoding chaperonin GroEL (60 kDa chaperone family; promotes refolding of misfolded polypeptides especially under stressful conditions; forms two stacked rings of heptamers to form a barrel-shaped 14mer; ends can be capped by GroES; misfolded proteins enter the barrel where they are refolded when GroES binds), which yields MAKILKFDEDARRALERGVNKLADTVKVTIGPKGRNVVIDKKFGAPTITNDGVTIAREVEVEDPYENLGAQLVKEVATKTNDIAGDGTTTATVLAQALVREGLRNVAAGASPAALKKGIDAAVKAVSDDLLATARPIDEKSDIAAVAGLSAQDKQVGELIAEAMDKVGKDGVITVEESNTFGLELDFTEGMAFDKGYLSPYMVTDQERMEAVLEDPYILIHQGKISSIQDLLPLLEKVIQAGSSKPLLIIAEDVEGEALSTLVVNKIRGTFNAVAVKAPGFGDRRKAMLGDMAALTGATVIAEEVGLKLDQAGLDVLGTARRVTVTKDDTTIVDGGGKSEDVEGRVNQIKGEIETTDSDWDREKLQERLAKLAGGVCVIRVGAATEVELKEKKHRLEDAISATRAAVEEGIVSGGGSALVHAVKVLEGNLGKEGDEATGVAVVRRAAVEPLRWIAENAGLEGYVITSKVAELDKNQGFNAATGEYGDLVKAGVIDPVKVTRSALENAASIASLLLTTETLVVEKKEEEEADAGHGHGHSH from the coding sequence ATGGCGAAGATCCTGAAGTTCGACGAGGACGCCCGTCGCGCCCTTGAGCGCGGCGTCAACAAGCTTGCCGACACCGTGAAGGTGACGATCGGCCCCAAGGGCCGCAACGTCGTCATCGACAAGAAGTTCGGCGCCCCGACCATCACCAACGACGGTGTGACCATCGCCCGTGAGGTCGAGGTCGAGGACCCGTACGAGAACCTCGGCGCGCAGCTGGTGAAGGAGGTGGCGACCAAGACCAACGACATCGCGGGTGACGGCACCACCACCGCCACCGTGCTGGCCCAGGCGCTGGTCCGCGAGGGTCTGCGCAACGTCGCCGCCGGTGCCTCCCCGGCCGCCCTGAAGAAGGGCATCGACGCCGCGGTCAAGGCCGTGTCCGACGACCTGCTCGCGACCGCCCGCCCGATCGACGAAAAGTCCGACATCGCCGCCGTGGCCGGCCTGTCCGCCCAGGACAAGCAGGTCGGCGAGCTGATCGCCGAGGCGATGGACAAGGTCGGCAAGGACGGTGTCATCACCGTCGAGGAGTCCAACACCTTCGGTCTGGAGCTCGACTTCACCGAGGGCATGGCCTTCGACAAGGGCTACCTGTCGCCGTACATGGTCACCGACCAGGAGCGCATGGAAGCCGTCCTGGAGGACCCGTACATCCTCATCCACCAGGGCAAGATCTCCTCGATCCAGGACCTGCTGCCGCTGCTGGAGAAGGTCATCCAGGCCGGCTCCTCCAAGCCGCTGCTGATCATCGCCGAGGACGTCGAGGGCGAGGCCCTGTCGACGCTGGTCGTCAACAAGATCCGCGGCACCTTCAACGCGGTGGCCGTCAAGGCCCCCGGCTTCGGTGACCGCCGCAAGGCGATGCTCGGCGACATGGCCGCCCTCACCGGCGCGACCGTCATCGCCGAGGAGGTCGGCCTCAAGCTCGACCAGGCCGGTCTGGACGTGCTGGGCACCGCCCGCCGCGTGACCGTCACCAAGGACGACACCACCATCGTCGACGGTGGCGGCAAGTCCGAGGACGTCGAGGGCCGCGTCAACCAGATCAAGGGCGAGATCGAGACCACGGACTCCGACTGGGACCGCGAGAAGCTCCAGGAGCGTCTGGCGAAGCTGGCCGGTGGCGTCTGCGTGATCCGCGTGGGTGCGGCCACCGAGGTCGAGCTCAAGGAGAAGAAGCACCGTCTGGAGGACGCCATCTCCGCGACCCGCGCCGCGGTCGAGGAGGGCATCGTCTCCGGTGGTGGCTCCGCCCTGGTGCACGCCGTCAAGGTGCTGGAGGGCAACCTCGGCAAGGAGGGCGACGAGGCCACCGGTGTCGCCGTCGTCCGCCGCGCCGCCGTCGAGCCGCTGCGCTGGATCGCCGAGAACGCCGGTCTTGAGGGCTACGTCATCACCTCGAAGGTGGCGGAGCTGGACAAGAACCAGGGCTTCAACGCCGCCACCGGCGAGTACGGCGACCTGGTGAAGGCCGGCGTCATCGACCCGGTGAAGGTCACCCGCTCGGCGCTGGAGAACGCCGCGTCGATCGCCTCCCTGCTGCTCACGACCGAGACCCTGGTCGTCGAGAAGAAGGAAGAGGAGGAGGCCGACGCCGGTCACGGTCACGGCCACTCCCACTGA
- a CDS encoding carbohydrate ABC transporter permease: MSAKARAAAVLLTPFFALFTVVMVVPIGYAVWLSLFTERQSGLGFGGTHTVFSGLGNYAAALGDPAFRDGFLVLLGYCALYLPLLLAGALTLALLLDSALARARRFFQLALFLPHAVPGVIAALIWVYLYTPRLSPVVAAMESGGVGFDFLSPSGALPSVVNIALWEWLGYNMVIFYAALQAIDRSVIEAATVDGAGAWRVATAVKLPLIRSSLVMVALFTVIGSLQLFTEPLILDQGSGSAVTSSWTPNMYAYTAAFARNDYGLAAASSVLLALAAALLSFCVTRLSGRAARPARGPRPPLAHPKGRP, translated from the coding sequence GTGAGCGCCAAAGCGCGCGCCGCGGCCGTCCTGCTCACCCCCTTCTTCGCCCTGTTCACCGTGGTCATGGTCGTCCCGATCGGCTACGCGGTCTGGCTCAGCCTCTTCACCGAGCGGCAGTCCGGTCTCGGCTTCGGCGGTACGCACACGGTCTTCAGCGGACTCGGCAACTACGCGGCGGCGCTCGGCGACCCCGCCTTCCGCGACGGCTTCCTCGTCCTCCTCGGCTACTGCGCCCTCTACCTCCCCCTTCTGCTGGCCGGCGCGCTGACGCTGGCCCTGCTGCTGGACTCCGCGCTCGCCCGCGCCCGTCGCTTCTTCCAGCTCGCCCTCTTCCTGCCGCACGCCGTGCCGGGCGTCATCGCCGCCCTGATCTGGGTCTACCTCTACACACCCAGGCTCAGCCCGGTCGTGGCCGCGATGGAGTCCGGCGGCGTCGGCTTCGACTTCCTGTCCCCCTCCGGCGCGCTGCCCTCCGTCGTCAACATCGCGCTGTGGGAGTGGCTCGGCTACAACATGGTCATCTTCTACGCCGCCCTCCAGGCCATCGACCGCTCGGTGATCGAGGCGGCGACCGTGGACGGCGCGGGCGCCTGGCGCGTCGCGACCGCCGTCAAGCTCCCCCTCATCCGCTCCTCGCTGGTCATGGTGGCCCTCTTCACCGTCATCGGTTCGCTCCAGCTCTTCACCGAGCCGCTGATCCTCGACCAGGGCTCCGGCTCCGCCGTCACCTCCTCCTGGACGCCGAACATGTACGCCTACACCGCCGCCTTCGCCCGCAACGACTACGGTCTCGCGGCCGCCTCGTCCGTCCTGCTCGCCCTCGCCGCCGCGCTGCTGTCCTTCTGCGTCACCCGCCTCTCCGGCCGCGCCGCACGCCCCGCGCGCGGCCCCCGCCCCCCGCTCGCCCACCCGAAGGGCAGGCCCTGA
- a CDS encoding LacI family DNA-binding transcriptional regulator, with translation MRERAVQRHDRLLALVRQRGSARVTDLAEQLGVSPVTVRRDVEALAGKGLLDRVHGAVSWPRQRGVGGRAPVGEGRVLGLLAPSATYYFADVIRGAHEAAARAGARLVLRISDYRPEEDPARAEGLLAAGAEGLLVAPGWRGPGDPAEYGGWVAELPVPVVLLERGVPPGGPLAGLDRVCSDHGHGVLLALRHLRGQGHGAPLLVARADSPTALAVREGYAAALHALGVPAPRPVIESVPAETDPEGFERAVRELHTAVVSGEATAALVHNDVDAIQMAQRLAELGVRVPDDLALVAYDDEVAALADTPLTAVAPPKREVGRQAARLLVERLRERGGGASGGVHGAEAGAGVGALAGAGAGAGHESAADHGAGGTADLGEPAPRRHLALLPALRIRASCGASRAAGTVADDRSR, from the coding sequence GTGCGCGAGCGTGCTGTGCAACGTCATGACCGACTGCTGGCCCTGGTACGGCAACGCGGCTCGGCCCGCGTCACCGACCTGGCCGAGCAGCTCGGCGTCTCGCCCGTCACCGTACGGCGCGATGTCGAGGCGCTGGCCGGGAAAGGGCTGCTGGACCGGGTGCACGGGGCGGTGTCCTGGCCCCGGCAGCGGGGCGTCGGGGGGCGTGCGCCCGTGGGCGAGGGGCGCGTACTGGGACTGCTGGCGCCCTCCGCCACGTACTACTTCGCCGATGTGATCCGCGGTGCCCACGAGGCCGCGGCGCGGGCCGGGGCCCGGCTCGTGCTGCGGATCTCGGACTACCGCCCCGAGGAGGACCCGGCGCGTGCCGAGGGGCTGCTGGCGGCCGGGGCGGAGGGGCTGCTTGTCGCGCCGGGCTGGCGGGGGCCCGGGGACCCGGCCGAGTACGGCGGCTGGGTGGCCGAACTGCCCGTACCCGTCGTGCTGTTGGAGCGCGGCGTGCCGCCGGGCGGCCCGCTGGCCGGGCTGGACCGGGTGTGTTCGGACCATGGCCACGGCGTGCTGCTGGCGCTGCGCCATCTGAGGGGACAGGGGCACGGGGCGCCGCTGCTGGTGGCCCGCGCCGACAGCCCGACGGCGCTCGCGGTGCGCGAGGGGTACGCGGCGGCGCTGCACGCTCTCGGCGTCCCGGCGCCGCGACCGGTGATCGAATCCGTACCGGCCGAGACGGACCCGGAGGGATTCGAGCGGGCCGTACGGGAACTGCACACGGCGGTGGTCTCGGGAGAGGCGACGGCCGCACTGGTGCACAACGACGTGGACGCGATCCAGATGGCGCAGCGGCTGGCGGAGCTGGGCGTGCGGGTGCCGGACGACCTGGCGCTGGTCGCGTACGACGACGAGGTCGCGGCCCTGGCGGACACGCCGCTGACGGCGGTGGCGCCGCCCAAGCGCGAGGTCGGGCGGCAGGCGGCGCGGCTGCTGGTGGAGCGGTTGCGGGAGCGGGGTGGGGGCGCATCCGGGGGTGTTCACGGAGCTGAGGCCGGGGCGGGGGTCGGGGCCCTGGCCGGGGCCGGGGCCGGGGCCGGTCACGAGAGTGCGGCCGATCATGGGGCCGGGGGCACGGCCGACCTCGGCGAACCCGCGCCGCGGCGGCACCTCGCCCTGCTCCCCGCCCTGCGGATACGGGCCTCGTGCGGTGCGTCGCGGGCTGCCGGCACCGTGGCCGACGACCGCTCCCGCTGA
- a CDS encoding SDR family NAD(P)-dependent oxidoreductase, whose amino-acid sequence MTTALITGATAGIGAAFARRLAGDGHNLVLVARNEKRLREQATELHDRHGVEASVLVADLATDAGIGTVEKRLGDRTHPVDLLVNNAGFGNKGEFLEVPMADELKMLKVHCEAVLRLTSEAVKGMRERRRGGVVNVASVAAFVPRGTYGASKAWVVQFTQGAARDLAGENVRLMALCPGFVRTEFHERAGMGTDNIPDWMWLDADKLVDAAMKDLARGKSLSVPDPRYKALMGVAKLAPRNLLGGITSKTGRKYGPQ is encoded by the coding sequence ATGACGACTGCACTGATTACGGGAGCGACGGCGGGCATCGGCGCCGCGTTCGCCCGCCGCCTGGCGGGCGACGGCCACAACCTGGTGCTGGTGGCGCGCAACGAGAAGCGGCTGCGCGAGCAGGCCACCGAACTGCACGACCGGCACGGCGTCGAGGCGTCCGTCCTGGTCGCCGACCTGGCGACGGACGCCGGCATCGGCACGGTCGAGAAGCGGCTCGGCGACCGCACCCACCCGGTGGACCTGCTGGTCAACAACGCGGGCTTCGGCAACAAGGGTGAATTCCTGGAGGTGCCGATGGCCGATGAGCTCAAGATGCTCAAGGTGCACTGCGAGGCGGTGCTGCGGCTGACCTCGGAGGCGGTCAAGGGGATGCGCGAGCGGCGCCGCGGCGGGGTCGTCAACGTGGCCTCGGTGGCGGCGTTCGTGCCGCGCGGCACGTACGGCGCGAGCAAGGCGTGGGTCGTGCAGTTCACCCAGGGCGCGGCGCGCGACCTGGCGGGCGAGAACGTGCGGCTGATGGCGCTGTGCCCCGGTTTCGTGCGGACCGAGTTCCACGAGCGGGCCGGGATGGGGACGGACAACATCCCCGACTGGATGTGGCTGGACGCCGACAAGCTGGTGGACGCGGCGATGAAGGACCTGGCGCGCGGCAAGTCGCTGTCCGTCCCGGACCCGCGCTACAAGGCGCTGATGGGCGTGGCGAAGCTCGCGCCGCGCAACCTCCTCGGCGGCATCACGTCGAAGACGGGGCGCAAGTACGGCCCGCAGTGA